The region TTGGAAAACATTACCGACAGATGAAGGTGCCAAATTCGATAAAGAATATTTTTTCGATGCAGCAGATATCGAACCTATGGTAACCTATGGAACCAACCCAGGTATGGGGATTAAAGTAACAGACAATATTCCTACCCTTGACGATGCCTCTTTTGAAAAATCATTGAAATATATGGATTTTAAGAAAGGAGAATCTCTTATAAACAAACCAATTAATTTTGTCTTTATTGGTAGCTGTACCAACTCAAGAATTGAAGATTTTAGAGTGGCTGCCGAGTTTATTAAAGGCAAACAAAAAGCACCTAACGTTACTGCCTGGCTAGTACCAGGTAGTAAGTTGGTAGAAACACAAATTATTGAAGAAGGCCTTAAAGACATTTTTACAGCTGCAGGTTTTGAACTTCGCCAACCAGGATGTTCTGCCTGTTTAGCAATGAATGAAGACAAGATTCCGCAAAATGAATATTGTGTATCTACTTCAAACAGAAATTTTGAAGGTAGACAAGGGCAAGGCGCTAGAACTATTTTAGCAAGTCCGTTAGTTGCAGCAGCAACTGCTGTTGAAGGAAAAATTATTGACATTACTAAACATTTAAACTAAATGGAAAAGTTTACAACATTACAGTCTAGAGCCATTCCATTAGACATAGAAAATATAGATACAGACCAAATTATCCCTGCTCGATTCTTAAAAGCTACAGACAGAGAAGGTTTTGGAGACAATGTATTTAGAGATTGGAGATATCATAAAAATGGAGATATTAATGAAGAATTCCCACTAAATGATATCACTTATGCCGGTAGCATTCTAGTTGCTGGAGACAATTTTGGTTGTGGTTCTAGTCGCGAGCATGCCGCTTGGGCTATTGCAGATTATGGATTTAAGGTTGTGGTTTCTAGTTTCTTTGCAGATATTTTTAAAGGAAATGCTCTTAATAATGGAATATTACCCGTACAAGTATCTCCAGAATTCTTAAAAGTGTTATTTAATCACATAACAAGTGACCCAGAAACAATAATTAATGTAAATTTAGAGGCTCAAATCATTTCTATTCAAGACACTGATTTTCAAGAATCTTTTGAGATCGATCCATACAAAAAAACGTGTCTAATTAATGGATATGATGATATTGATTATTTGTTAAGTAAAAAAGAAGATATTTTAGCCTTTGAAGCTAAAAACGAAACCATAGCCCTATAACCTTTATAAATTAGAAACGCTAATTTTTAAGGGCGACTAAAACATAATTCTTATGAAACTAAATATAGCAGTATTAGCAGGAGACGGGATTGGACCAGAAGTCACTGCACAATCTATAAAAGTTCTTAAAGCTATAGCTTTAGAATTTAATCACACCTTTAATTTTAAGTACGCACCTGTTGGAGCAATCGCAATAGACGAAACTGGAAATCCGTTGCCAGAAGCCACTTTAGAATTGTGTAAAAATAGCGACGCGCTATTATTTGGTGCTATTGGCGACCCTAAATACGACAACGATCCTAGTGCAAAAGTACGTCCTGAACAAGGCTTACTAGCATTAAGAAAAGCTTTAGGTTTATATGCCAATATTAGACCTGTTAAAGCCTATGATACCTTATTAAGTAAATCCCCTTTAAAAAAGGATATTATTAAAGGAACAGATATTAGCATTTACAGAGAACTTACTGGAGGTATTTACTTCGGAAAAAAAGAAACAAGTGAAGATGGTAATACGGCTTCAGATCTATGCGAATATTCTCGTGAAGAAATTGAACGTTTAGCACATTTAGCATTTAAAGCAGCTCAAACAAGAAAGAAAAAATTAACTTTAATAGATAAAGCAAACGTATTAGAAACATCACGTTTATGGCGTAGAGTTGTTACCGAAGTTGCTAAAAGCTACAAAGACGTAGAATTAGATTTCTTATTTATAGATAATGCGGCCATGCAAATGATATTAAATCCAAAACAGTTTGATGTTATTTTAACAGAAAACATGTTTGGAGACATTATTAGCGACGAGGCTAGTGTAATTGGTGGCTCTATAGGATTATTAGCATCAGCTTCTGTGGGAGATAAATATGCAATGTTTGAGCCTATTCACGGGTCTTATCCGCAAGCTACAAACAAAGGTATCGCAAATCCAATTGCTTCTATCTTATCTGCAGCCATGTTATTAGACCATTTTGATTTAAATGACGAAGCTGATTTAATACGAACTGCTATCGATAAATCTTTAGCACTACACATTACAACGCCAGATT is a window of Formosa sediminum DNA encoding:
- the leuD gene encoding 3-isopropylmalate dehydratase small subunit — encoded protein: MEKFTTLQSRAIPLDIENIDTDQIIPARFLKATDREGFGDNVFRDWRYHKNGDINEEFPLNDITYAGSILVAGDNFGCGSSREHAAWAIADYGFKVVVSSFFADIFKGNALNNGILPVQVSPEFLKVLFNHITSDPETIINVNLEAQIISIQDTDFQESFEIDPYKKTCLINGYDDIDYLLSKKEDILAFEAKNETIAL
- the leuB gene encoding 3-isopropylmalate dehydrogenase encodes the protein MKLNIAVLAGDGIGPEVTAQSIKVLKAIALEFNHTFNFKYAPVGAIAIDETGNPLPEATLELCKNSDALLFGAIGDPKYDNDPSAKVRPEQGLLALRKALGLYANIRPVKAYDTLLSKSPLKKDIIKGTDISIYRELTGGIYFGKKETSEDGNTASDLCEYSREEIERLAHLAFKAAQTRKKKLTLIDKANVLETSRLWRRVVTEVAKSYKDVELDFLFIDNAAMQMILNPKQFDVILTENMFGDIISDEASVIGGSIGLLASASVGDKYAMFEPIHGSYPQATNKGIANPIASILSAAMLLDHFDLNDEADLIRTAIDKSLALHITTPDLNTKYDNITTTKVGDFIADFISNPKDSNHNFSNIHLGQSTII